One Glycine soja cultivar W05 chromosome 2, ASM419377v2, whole genome shotgun sequence genomic region harbors:
- the LOC114385322 gene encoding uncharacterized protein LOC114385322 — MLFRSLNQRKVSLIMNGPLSVYLKMAIKLVETAIESIDSFVYRESVKSEVNLRSAQLFALNHLRCMAALDNKECFRDLLDKYVEQYPSCIELVLASALIQKQDINVDSFMGFEEAINRWSIEVPGIQCIWNQYIENAIHNRRIDLAKAITIWWFKSIWQVQVQNLPNGGMEITDDE; from the exons ATGCTGTTCAGAAGTTTGAATCAGAGAAAGGTCTCCTTGATAATGAATGGCCCTTTGTCAGTTTATCTGAAGATGGCTATTAAACTTGTGGAAACAGCTATTGAATCTATTGATTCTTTTGTCTATCGTGAATCTGTAAAAAGTGAAGTTAATCTCAGGTCTGCTCAACTTTTTGCTCTCAATCATCTCAGATGCATGGCTGCCCTTGATAACAAAGAATGCTTTAGAGATTTGCTGGATAAATATGTTGAGCAGTATCCTTCCTGCATAGAATTGGTCCTGGCATCAGCTCTTATACAGAAACAGGATATTAATGTTGATAGTTTCATGGGATTTGAGGAAGCCATTAACAGATGGTCAATAGAAGTTCCTGGAATCCAGTGCATCTGGAATCAGTACATTGAAAATGCTATCCACAATCGAAGAATTGATCTGGCAAAAGCAATTACAATCTGGTGGTTCAAATCTATTTGGCAAGTACAAGTACAAAATCTCCCAAATGGAGGGATGGAGATCACTGATGATG AATGA